The Nostoc sp. KVJ3 genome contains the following window.
GCCCGTCCTCACCCCTTTGATATTGGCTTTAATTAAGTGAGTTGAACCTGACTCATTGAAAATGTGCTGCACACCAGAGGGGGACGCAATTAACCTGTTGAACTGGGTTAAAATTCCTCCTGAATTGTTTACGCTGAAAGTGCCGAGAGCGATCGCAATCAGCAATATAAGGATGAAGTATTCTGCATTGCTCCCAGTCCTTAACCTTAAATTCCTGTTTCCAGGGCAGACGCACCGCACCGGGGAAGGCCAGAACATTTCCACACCGCCACGGGTGAATACGTCAGCAAACCAGCCGAAAAAGTAGCCTACACTCAGGGCGTGAGCGAGGTTTAGGAAACTGGGGTTAAATAGCGCTGCGGTGTAACCGGCAATTGCGATCGCACCACTGGCAACTAAACTGTGTGTACAACTGCGATGGGGCATCCTGCTCTCAAAAAATCTACTTATCCACGGTAGGACACGGCCGGCAGGTGATGTGGAAATGTCGATATCAGGGAGAAGGCCAGCGATCGCACCCACCGCAATAATCGTCGGGCTAGCTGTTCCTAAAAGCAAACTGGTAGCTGTACCACTAATTAATAGGTGTGAAATTCCCAGCATTACCGTATCCTCCTGTCTTCTGGTGGAAGATTATATAAGAGGCGGGAAAGACCGAGGAATACAGCTGCTGCGATACCTCCAAATATATAAAGTGCTTGATCGCCAGTCCCTAACCCGATGAAGCGCATG
Protein-coding sequences here:
- a CDS encoding metal-dependent hydrolase, with protein sequence MLGISHLLISGTATSLLLGTASPTIIAVGAIAGLLPDIDISTSPAGRVLPWISRFFESRMPHRSCTHSLVASGAIAIAGYTAALFNPSFLNLAHALSVGYFFGWFADVFTRGGVEMFWPSPVRCVCPGNRNLRLRTGSNAEYFILILLIAIALGTFSVNNSGGILTQFNRLIASPSGVQHIFNESGSTHLIKANIKGVRTGDRSKVNGQYLIIQVQGTGFLVQSDDGRIYKASTEPDSQIFLEEITADVGKPAITNIEALTLEDEPIGSAIAQFNRTGAMVFVTGQLTVDGLETSGLPRDPYQFPTIKATDTSITLEAAPLAIVQSKLGEEFATGQLQVRVINSSIQ